One Solanum lycopersicum chromosome 4, SLM_r2.1 DNA window includes the following coding sequences:
- the LOC112941357 gene encoding uncharacterized protein isoform X1, with product MVRTRATTAPTSTSARQEASAPATETVARRGAVARGRGRGRGRTSSRGRGRAPSPSGTKAVTPPPTEEVVREGEDGENEQVQNEELPPQPTQEMINQVLAYLSGLSDQGQAPPVFSALAPQAPEVQHAPTVTPRIDTSLEIGTFPRLTTGPIMTNDQHELFSKFLKLKPQVYKGVESEDAYDFLVDCHELLHKMGIVERFGVEFVTYQFQGNAKMWWRSHVECQPTEAPRMTWASFSSLFMEKYIPRTLRDRKRDEFLSLEQGRMSVTAYEAKFRALSRYSTQLCFSPQERIRRFVKGLRSELRI from the coding sequence atggttagaactagagcaacgactgcgccaacatcaacatcggcaagacaagaagcgtctgcgccagccactgagactgtagctcgaagaggagcagtggcaagaggccgcggaagaggtcgtgggaggacgtcctctagaggaagaggacgagcacctagcccatctggtactaagGCGGTGACacctccaccaactgaggaagtggtaagagagggtgaggatggggagaatgaacaagtgcagaatgaggaattgccaccccaacctacccaagagatgatcaatcaggttcttgcttaccttagcgggttatctgatcaaggccaagcacctccagtgttttctgcactagcacctcaggctccggaggtacaacatgcgccTACTGTGACTCCCCGCATCGAtacctcattggaaataggaacGTTTCcccgtctgactacagggcctataatgacaaatgatcagcatgaactttttagtaagttcttgaaattgaaacctcaagTCTACAAGGGtgttgaatctgaggatgcctacgattttctggttgactgtcatgagctactacacaagatgggtatagtagaacggtttggtgttgagtttgtgacttatcagtttcaagggaacgccaaaatgtggtggcggtcacatgttgagtgtcaaccaacagaggcaccacgtatgacttgggcatcattctctagcttgtttatggagaagtatatcccccggactttgagggataggaaaagagatgagtttttgagcctagaacaaggtaggatgtcggttactgcatatgaggctaagtttcgtgcattatcccggtattcCACCCagctatgtttcagtccacaagagcggattcgccgttttgtgaagggtttgagatcagagttgcgaatttaa